The following proteins come from a genomic window of Nitrospira sp.:
- a CDS encoding Multi-sensor signal transduction histidine kinase codes for MPGCFPGFSSNAIIPPVIERPDNRRISIRSSMIMSGVIAALFTAVLLLDILTPLGLPISVLYVVPLALTSLLQRREAPYWLAGASSAATLSDYFLSPSISGVPSWLPVINRGICLALFWLTAVVIRRQQDMASHLVHAAAIEAENHAHLVKEEALQRQADEIQDLYNLAPCGYHSLDPMGRYVKVNDTELQWLGFRREDIIGKCRFLDVLSPQSASRFDEVFPRFVSQGSIYDVELDLVRKDGSLLPVSLSATAIRDSEGRYITSRSTLVDITERRRTEEIVRQAHDALETEVRDRTAELAIANRRLEEQLEESRRTEEALRVSENRFRLMADHAPVLIWISDSTKACTWFNKPWLEFIGRRMEQEIGHGWVDNVHPDDVARCIGIYTDSFDARREFTMEYRLRRHDGAWRWILDHGIPRYEADGSFAGYIGSCTDIHDHKRAEEIQSRLAAIVESSSDAIVSASLDGTVRTWNEGAQRMFGYGADEMVGRSIRTIIPADRHAEETGIFERVARGERVEEYETIRIRKDCTALDVSLTASPVRDSKGSLIGIAKIVRDITTRRRTEAALRQKSQLIELSHEPIFSWDFNGGIIEWNQGCERLYGFTRAEAMSRRCHDLLSTVFPESLDGIMTKLRLAGEWTGELLQRTKDHRQVIVESRWSCVDQDGRRIVLETNRDITERKKAETVLINKNKDLETLLYVTSHDLKEPLRAIESFSQLVLERYADRIDASGSDYLRRVVRATQRLDRLLNDILELSRAQRMLPPMEEVEAEILVKEALNRLDTRIQETGAAIRIISPLPRLRVNRMWATQGLYNLLANAMKFTRDGHAPDIEIASYEASVSATPVAGVVVKDRGPGVPTRHAERIFMLFQRAVGRDVEGTGAGLTIVRQVAERHGGRAWVQSRAGGGSEFVMTFAHPTHNGNGGASAT; via the coding sequence ATGCCGGGGTGCTTTCCTGGTTTTTCGTCCAATGCGATCATTCCCCCTGTGATTGAGAGGCCTGACAATAGGCGCATCTCCATCCGCAGCTCAATGATCATGAGCGGTGTGATCGCCGCCCTCTTCACCGCCGTCCTTCTGTTGGATATCCTCACGCCGTTGGGGCTGCCGATCTCCGTCTTATACGTCGTGCCTCTCGCGCTGACGTCTTTGTTGCAGCGCCGCGAGGCTCCCTATTGGCTCGCCGGAGCTTCGTCGGCCGCAACGCTGAGCGATTACTTCCTCTCCCCCTCCATCAGCGGCGTTCCGAGCTGGCTGCCGGTCATTAATCGCGGGATCTGCCTCGCCCTCTTCTGGCTCACGGCGGTGGTTATTAGACGACAGCAAGACATGGCTAGCCATCTTGTCCATGCGGCCGCAATCGAGGCGGAGAACCATGCTCATCTGGTGAAAGAGGAGGCACTCCAGAGACAGGCGGATGAAATTCAAGATCTGTACAACCTTGCGCCTTGCGGATATCACTCTTTGGATCCAATGGGCCGGTATGTCAAAGTCAACGATACGGAGCTGCAATGGCTTGGATTCCGGCGTGAGGATATTATCGGAAAATGCCGCTTCCTGGATGTTTTATCTCCGCAGAGCGCCAGCCGATTCGATGAAGTATTCCCACGTTTCGTCTCGCAGGGATCCATCTATGACGTGGAACTGGACCTCGTTCGAAAAGACGGTTCGCTCCTGCCTGTCTCGCTGAGTGCGACGGCGATCCGGGATTCGGAGGGCCGTTACATCACCAGCCGATCCACGCTCGTTGATATCACCGAGCGCCGGCGCACGGAAGAGATAGTGCGCCAGGCTCACGATGCGCTGGAGACCGAGGTCCGGGATCGAACGGCCGAGTTGGCCATCGCCAACCGCCGCTTGGAAGAACAACTCGAAGAAAGCCGTCGGACGGAAGAGGCGCTGCGGGTGAGCGAGAACCGCTTCCGTCTCATGGCCGATCATGCGCCCGTCCTGATTTGGATCAGCGACAGCACTAAGGCCTGCACCTGGTTCAATAAACCGTGGCTCGAATTCATCGGCCGGCGCATGGAACAGGAAATCGGACACGGGTGGGTAGACAATGTTCATCCGGATGACGTGGCTCGATGCATCGGCATCTATACCGATTCTTTCGATGCGCGACGCGAATTCACGATGGAATACCGGCTCCGGCGGCACGACGGAGCCTGGCGCTGGATCCTCGACCATGGCATCCCCCGCTACGAAGCGGACGGTTCCTTCGCCGGCTACATCGGTTCGTGCACCGATATTCACGACCATAAACGAGCGGAGGAGATTCAAAGCCGGCTGGCGGCGATCGTGGAGTCGTCAAGCGACGCCATCGTCAGCGCCTCGTTGGATGGGACCGTCCGCACCTGGAATGAGGGCGCGCAACGGATGTTCGGCTATGGCGCGGACGAAATGGTCGGCCGCTCCATTCGCACCATCATTCCTGCCGACCGCCATGCGGAGGAAACGGGAATTTTTGAACGTGTGGCGAGGGGCGAGCGCGTCGAGGAGTATGAGACCATTCGGATCAGGAAGGACTGTACGGCGCTCGACGTCTCCCTCACCGCTTCTCCGGTCCGCGACTCGAAGGGAAGCCTCATTGGCATCGCCAAGATCGTGCGCGATATCACGACTCGGAGGCGAACCGAAGCCGCATTGCGGCAGAAAAGTCAGTTGATCGAACTCTCTCATGAACCGATTTTTTCGTGGGACTTCAATGGCGGTATCATCGAATGGAACCAAGGTTGCGAGCGGCTCTATGGCTTTACAAGGGCTGAGGCCATGAGCCGGCGGTGCCACGACTTGCTGAGCACGGTGTTTCCCGAATCGCTCGACGGCATCATGACGAAACTGAGACTTGCCGGCGAGTGGACCGGGGAGTTGCTCCAGCGGACGAAGGATCACCGGCAGGTCATCGTCGAAAGCCGATGGAGCTGCGTCGACCAGGACGGCCGACGCATCGTGCTCGAAACAAACCGAGATATCACGGAGCGCAAAAAGGCCGAGACGGTCCTCATCAACAAGAATAAGGATCTCGAAACGCTCTTGTACGTGACATCCCACGACCTGAAGGAACCCCTCAGGGCAATCGAGAGCTTCTCCCAACTCGTGCTGGAACGCTATGCGGATCGGATCGACGCGAGCGGGAGTGATTACCTCCGGCGCGTCGTGAGGGCGACACAGCGGCTGGACCGACTCTTGAACGATATTCTGGAACTCTCGCGGGCCCAACGGATGCTTCCGCCGATGGAAGAAGTGGAGGCCGAGATCCTGGTGAAGGAGGCGCTGAACCGGCTGGACACCCGCATTCAAGAGACCGGCGCGGCGATCCGGATCATTTCCCCGCTACCGCGGTTGCGCGTGAATCGGATGTGGGCCACGCAGGGCCTGTACAACCTGCTTGCGAATGCGATGAAGTTCACTCGTGACGGCCACGCGCCGGATATTGAGATCGCTTCATACGAAGCTTCTGTTTCTGCAACCCCCGTGGCCGGAGTCGTGGTGAAGGACCGGGGTCCCGGGGTCCCGACTCGGCATGCCGAACGGATTTTCATGCTGTTTCAACGGGCGGTAGGACGAGACGTGGAGGGAACCGGCGCCGGCCTCACCATCGTTCGCCAGGTGGCCGAACGCCACGGCGGTCGTGCATGGGTCCAGTCGCGTGCCGGCGGCGGATCGGAGTTTGTGATGACCTTTGCTCATCCGACTCACAACGGCAATGGAGGGGCATCGGCGACATGA
- a CDS encoding Two-component transcriptional response regulator, LuxR family, protein MNSIDILVVEDNDDDVVLIQAAFSEGKVINRLVFVPDGEEAMAYLHKQGDYAAAPMPGIVLLDINMPKKNGFEVLADIKANPRLRALPVVMLTVSDREEDIVRSFEQGACSYIRKPVSLTRFIAVVKQFELYWSLVSKVPNLNR, encoded by the coding sequence ATGAATTCCATCGACATTCTCGTGGTGGAGGACAATGACGACGATGTCGTCCTCATTCAGGCAGCCTTTTCGGAAGGTAAGGTGATCAACCGACTCGTCTTTGTGCCTGACGGCGAGGAAGCCATGGCCTACCTGCACAAGCAAGGCGACTATGCCGCGGCTCCCATGCCCGGCATCGTATTGTTGGATATCAACATGCCGAAGAAAAACGGCTTTGAAGTGTTGGCCGACATCAAGGCAAATCCACGATTACGTGCCCTCCCGGTCGTCATGTTGACCGTCAGCGATCGAGAGGAAGACATCGTCCGATCGTTCGAGCAAGGTGCCTGTTCGTACATTCGCAAACCCGTCAGTTTGACGCGATTCATCGCCGTCGTGAAACAGTTCGAACTGTATTGGAGTCTCGTCTCAAAAGTCCCCAACCTCAACAGGTGA
- a CDS encoding sensory box histidine kinase/response regulator yields MHVLLIEDNEDDAVLIRDVLSRQGGEPVTVEWADRLDTGLTQLARGPFDAILADLSLPDNHGLDIVSTLRRHRRDAPVIVLTGLDDAAVAEQALRHGAQDYWVKSRLSPDGLTRAIRYAIERHQTEAALRRSEERFHLVCRATRDAIWDWDIDMDRLTWNDTYRSVFGHCLPEKDNRMATWPERIHPEERARVLSGLHAAIQSSDTIWTAEFRFLRNDGTYAHALNRGYIVRSDDGVPRRMIGAMIDMSERRQLDRQRAAQLAVAIALDESVSLGEAMPALLRVIGELKDWVFGSLWLVDTHKKVLRVNAIWHSSSINADELTAAYRTTCLRPGIGLAGQAWKAAIPLILADISKDMTFPTASLAQQAGLRGACAFPIHRGQDIMGVLEFHTQEVLRADDEQRQMLADLGAKISQLLHRKDLERQLRQSQRMEALGRMAGGIAHDFNNLLTVINSWSVLLLEHASVDEKWKRGLTHVKEAGDKAAGLTRQLLAFTRQQVVEQQVMSLNERVMSIVELMQRVIGEDIHLAVHLDPHLWQVKADAGQIEQVIMNLVVNARDAMPQGGRLELMTRNVRIEETDIARQEELHPGSYAVLRVRDSGCGMDAETMAHIFEPFFTTKERGKGTGLGLSTVYGIIKQSGGNIEVESEPNSGTTFTIYLPQLDDRPPDLQSKPVASPLLRGSETVLLVEDDEMVLVLAQVVLEAQHYKVLSARNAEQAIELVRHHAQEIDVVLADTVMPGMGGPALAERLLQLRPGLRVIVTSGYAGRGQEFIQSLGSQAAFLQKPYTPDMLTKKIREVLDSSSALPPTQD; encoded by the coding sequence ATGCATGTACTGTTGATCGAAGACAATGAAGACGATGCGGTCTTGATCCGGGACGTCCTGTCGCGGCAGGGCGGGGAGCCGGTCACCGTGGAGTGGGCGGACCGGCTGGATACGGGATTGACGCAACTGGCCCGCGGCCCCTTCGACGCCATCCTGGCCGATCTGTCCCTTCCCGACAATCACGGCCTAGACATCGTGAGTACGCTGCGCCGGCACAGACGCGACGCTCCGGTGATCGTCTTGACGGGGCTGGACGACGCAGCCGTCGCCGAACAGGCACTCCGGCATGGAGCCCAGGATTATTGGGTCAAGTCGCGATTGAGCCCCGACGGCCTCACGCGCGCCATCCGGTATGCCATCGAGCGGCATCAGACCGAGGCGGCCCTCCGCCGGAGCGAAGAACGCTTCCACTTGGTCTGTCGCGCCACCAGGGATGCCATTTGGGATTGGGATATCGACATGGACAGATTGACCTGGAACGATACATACCGGTCGGTCTTCGGACATTGTCTCCCCGAAAAGGACAATCGGATGGCGACCTGGCCGGAACGTATCCATCCGGAAGAACGAGCCCGCGTTCTCTCCGGTCTCCATGCAGCCATTCAATCGTCGGACACCATCTGGACCGCCGAGTTCCGCTTTTTGCGGAATGACGGGACGTATGCGCACGCACTGAACCGCGGATACATCGTGCGGAGCGACGACGGTGTTCCTCGGCGCATGATCGGAGCGATGATCGACATGAGCGAGCGCCGGCAATTGGATCGGCAACGCGCCGCCCAGCTTGCCGTGGCGATTGCCCTGGACGAGTCGGTCTCGCTCGGCGAGGCGATGCCGGCCCTTCTGCGCGTCATCGGCGAACTGAAAGATTGGGTATTCGGATCGCTCTGGCTGGTCGACACCCACAAGAAGGTCTTGCGCGTCAATGCGATCTGGCATAGCTCGTCGATCAATGCAGATGAATTGACGGCCGCCTACCGCACAACCTGCCTGCGCCCCGGCATCGGGCTCGCGGGACAGGCATGGAAGGCGGCTATTCCGCTGATTCTGGCGGACATTTCGAAGGACATGACCTTTCCCACCGCCTCTCTGGCGCAACAAGCCGGGTTGCGCGGAGCCTGCGCCTTTCCGATTCACCGGGGACAAGACATCATGGGCGTGCTGGAGTTCCACACCCAAGAGGTTCTGCGGGCGGACGACGAGCAGCGCCAAATGCTGGCCGACCTGGGGGCGAAGATCAGCCAACTTCTCCATCGCAAAGATCTTGAGCGCCAGCTTCGCCAATCCCAAAGAATGGAGGCCTTGGGAAGAATGGCCGGTGGGATCGCACACGACTTCAACAATCTGTTGACAGTCATCAATAGTTGGAGCGTGCTCCTGCTCGAACATGCTTCTGTGGATGAGAAGTGGAAGCGCGGACTGACGCACGTCAAAGAGGCGGGAGACAAAGCGGCCGGCTTGACGAGACAATTATTGGCGTTCACACGCCAGCAAGTCGTGGAACAGCAGGTCATGAGCCTGAATGAGCGGGTCATGAGCATTGTCGAATTGATGCAGCGGGTGATCGGCGAGGATATCCATCTCGCCGTTCATCTGGACCCACATCTCTGGCAGGTCAAGGCCGATGCCGGCCAGATCGAACAGGTCATCATGAACCTGGTGGTCAATGCACGCGATGCCATGCCGCAAGGCGGCCGATTGGAGTTGATGACCAGAAATGTACGCATTGAAGAGACGGACATCGCCCGGCAGGAGGAACTGCACCCAGGTTCCTATGCTGTTCTGAGGGTACGGGATAGCGGATGCGGAATGGACGCGGAAACCATGGCTCATATTTTTGAGCCGTTCTTCACGACGAAAGAGCGGGGCAAGGGGACCGGGTTGGGATTGTCGACGGTGTACGGCATCATCAAGCAAAGCGGCGGGAACATTGAGGTCGAGAGCGAGCCGAACAGTGGAACTACGTTCACGATCTATCTTCCACAGCTCGACGACAGACCGCCTGACCTGCAATCCAAACCCGTTGCTTCTCCACTCTTGCGCGGATCAGAGACCGTGCTGCTTGTGGAAGACGACGAGATGGTCCTCGTCCTCGCACAGGTCGTATTGGAGGCTCAGCACTATAAGGTACTGTCCGCCCGCAATGCCGAGCAAGCCATCGAACTCGTCCGGCACCATGCCCAGGAGATCGACGTGGTCCTGGCCGATACGGTCATGCCGGGGATGGGAGGACCGGCGTTGGCCGAGCGGCTGCTGCAGTTGCGGCCGGGGCTGCGTGTGATTGTGACTTCGGGCTATGCCGGGCGCGGACAGGAATTCATCCAGTCATTGGGATCACAAGCCGCGTTCTTGCAGAAGCCCTATACACCGGACATGCTGACGAAAAAGATCCGCGAAGTCTTGGATTCGAGCAGCGCATTGCCGCCCACGCAGGACTGA
- a CDS encoding putative NAD(P)/FAD-dependent oxidoreductase: MARVVIIRGGPAGLMAAETAVAAGATVELYDTMPSVGRKFLLAGKGGLNLSHSEPMESFLARYGARRTFIEPAIRSFSPTALRTWARELGVETFVGTSGRIFPIDLRAAPLLRAWLRRLKQIGVRFCIRHRWCGWDQEGKLLFTSPQGLQSVHADAVVLTLGGGSWPHLGSDAAWVRILAEQKVPIVPLKPANCGFDVQWSEHFRAKFAGQPVKTVEATVKTMDGIVIRRMGEFVITTNGVEGGIIYMVSAAVRDVITTEGTATLWLDLVPDRSLRRLTEDLSRARGKRTMATHLKRYAGIAGVKAGLLREAVSKEVLTDCVRLAAAIKSLPLTLVTPRPLEEAISTAGGVSFEALDERLMLRSFPGVFCAGEMLDWEAPTGGYLLTGCLATGRLAGRAAAEWAHEHRSRRA, from the coding sequence ATGGCAAGAGTTGTCATTATCAGGGGTGGCCCGGCCGGACTCATGGCGGCAGAAACGGCTGTGGCTGCAGGCGCCACTGTCGAGCTATACGATACTATGCCGTCGGTGGGCCGAAAATTTCTGTTGGCAGGCAAAGGCGGCCTGAATCTTTCTCATTCGGAGCCGATGGAGTCCTTCCTTGCGCGCTATGGCGCTCGCCGCACGTTCATCGAACCGGCGATCCGATCATTTTCTCCCACTGCGCTGCGGACTTGGGCTCGCGAGCTTGGTGTGGAAACGTTCGTCGGTACGTCCGGACGAATTTTTCCGATTGATTTGAGAGCTGCGCCGCTCTTGCGTGCATGGTTGCGTCGGTTGAAACAGATCGGCGTTCGGTTTTGTATTCGACATCGGTGGTGTGGATGGGATCAAGAGGGGAAGCTTCTTTTCACCAGTCCACAAGGGCTGCAGAGCGTCCATGCCGACGCTGTCGTGTTGACGCTGGGCGGTGGCAGTTGGCCGCACCTCGGCTCCGATGCCGCGTGGGTTCGGATTCTGGCAGAACAGAAGGTACCCATCGTACCGCTGAAGCCGGCCAATTGTGGATTTGACGTCCAATGGAGCGAGCATTTCCGGGCGAAGTTCGCCGGACAGCCAGTGAAGACAGTCGAAGCCACCGTGAAGACCATGGACGGGATCGTAATCCGTCGCATGGGAGAATTCGTTATTACGACGAATGGCGTGGAAGGCGGCATCATTTATATGGTTTCAGCCGCCGTACGTGATGTGATCACAACGGAAGGAACGGCAACCCTGTGGCTGGATCTCGTTCCGGATCGATCGTTGCGGCGGCTCACGGAGGATCTTTCACGGGCGCGCGGCAAACGCACGATGGCGACGCATCTCAAACGCTATGCCGGTATTGCCGGAGTGAAAGCGGGTCTCTTGCGCGAAGCGGTGTCGAAAGAAGTGCTGACTGATTGTGTTCGCTTGGCTGCTGCCATCAAATCACTGCCGCTGACACTCGTAACTCCACGCCCGCTGGAAGAAGCCATCAGCACAGCCGGTGGCGTGTCATTCGAGGCGCTGGACGAAAGATTGATGCTTCGCTCATTTCCCGGGGTATTTTGCGCCGGGGAAATGTTGGACTGGGAGGCGCCGACCGGAGGATATCTGCTCACGGGTTGTCTGGCGACCGGACGTCTCGCAGGGCGTGCAGCTGCCGAGTGGGCCCACGAGCATCGCTCGCGCCGTGCGTAA
- a CDS encoding Acetyl-coenzyme A carboxyl transferase alpha chain, whose product MRDYLEFEKPIREIEEKIEKLSATITNGKSSVQNDIRKLRAKLAQAEHELYKNLTPWQRTQLARHPQRPSTLDYITELTRDFLEFHGDRVFGDDRAIVGGCARFNDRPVMMIGHQKGKTLKERMQRNFGMPNPEGYRKALRLMKMAEKFNRPIITFIDTPGAYPGIGAEERGQAEAIARNLLVMSRLTVPIISVVIGEGGSGGALALAVADRVLMLEHSVYSVISPEGCAAILWDSPEKVPDAASALKMTAHDLLQLGVIDTIVSEPLGGAHREPRAVCELVGKALTNHLFDLLDVSVEQLIAQRDQKYRKMGAVTGLLPEHA is encoded by the coding sequence ATGCGAGATTACCTCGAATTTGAAAAGCCGATCCGAGAAATCGAAGAGAAGATCGAGAAGCTTTCTGCGACGATCACCAATGGAAAATCGTCCGTCCAAAACGACATTCGCAAGCTTCGCGCGAAGCTTGCACAAGCCGAACACGAACTCTACAAAAATCTGACCCCCTGGCAACGAACGCAGCTGGCGCGCCATCCACAACGCCCAAGCACATTAGACTATATCACTGAGCTGACGCGAGACTTTCTCGAGTTTCATGGCGACCGTGTGTTTGGAGATGATCGGGCCATCGTGGGAGGATGTGCCCGATTCAACGATCGCCCTGTGATGATGATCGGTCATCAAAAAGGCAAGACCCTTAAAGAACGCATGCAACGGAACTTCGGCATGCCCAACCCCGAAGGGTATCGGAAAGCGCTCCGCCTCATGAAGATGGCGGAAAAGTTCAATCGCCCGATCATTACCTTTATTGATACGCCCGGTGCCTATCCCGGCATCGGGGCCGAGGAGCGAGGCCAAGCGGAGGCCATCGCCCGCAATTTGCTTGTCATGTCCCGGTTGACGGTGCCGATTATTTCCGTGGTTATCGGCGAGGGAGGGAGCGGAGGCGCCTTAGCCCTCGCGGTCGCCGACCGAGTTCTGATGCTGGAACATTCGGTCTATTCGGTCATTTCGCCTGAAGGCTGTGCAGCCATTCTATGGGACAGTCCGGAAAAAGTTCCCGACGCTGCCTCAGCATTGAAAATGACCGCACACGATCTTCTCCAGCTTGGTGTCATCGACACGATTGTTTCCGAACCGTTGGGCGGCGCTCATCGCGAGCCGCGAGCCGTTTGTGAGCTGGTCGGAAAGGCGCTGACCAACCACCTGTTCGATCTGCTTGATGTGTCCGTCGAACAACTCATCGCTCAACGGGATCAGAAGTACCGCAAGATGGGGGCCGTGACCGGCCTTCTTCCGGAGCACGCCTGA